In Cyanobacteriota bacterium, the DNA window CTACTGAGCACTGAAGCCTTAGCCTACCCTTGCTGTAACTGAGCCAAGTTTTCCTGGTTTAAGTCAATTTCTAACGGGGCTTTTGGCTCAGAGAGATTACGTGTTGCTTGGCCTAGGATAAGCGGCTGGGATACGCCCGGTTGGGGATGGACGATCGTCCGAGCACGCACCACCAATCGAGAACCCGACCGCCCATAGGAAAACAAGTCACTAGCTGCCTGCTGTAAGGTTGCGGTCAATGCCGATGGAGTAATGGTAGGAGACACCGCTATCACCACTTGGGCACCCCCGTTGTCAAACACAACGGTATAGGGAACTGCG includes these proteins:
- a CDS encoding Ycf51 family protein, encoding MLTTSDFLTATYWGVGLTIAAGVLASLAFLFRWGIRFRLVGVTGFMGVLTGGLFVLSVVPFTRTAIPGAVPYTVVFDNGGAQVVIAVSPTITPSALTATLQQAASDLFSYGRSGSRLVVRARTIVHPQPGVSQPLILGQATRNLSEPKAPLEIDLNQENLAQLQQG